One Paracoccus methylovorus genomic region harbors:
- a CDS encoding glucan biosynthesis protein, whose product MYSQKFFRRTVLQTALGGGAFFLLPRIARAADSIASDAEPEAFSFESLTERARAIAQAAYQPPEIEEAEILEQVDYDRHNEIRFRQDQALWGNEPALSQVRFFFPGRYFKQPVHIHALKDGMATEIPFSLDLFDIPADNPASRLARTDGFAGFSVMDAETGLDWMAFLGASYWRTSGYSGQFGLSARGLAIDTAIPDGPEEFPLFTHFWLEPETDHGMTTYAMLDSPRATGAYRIVSRRGEGVEQDVTARIFMRETVERLGIAPLTSMYWFGKNAPHIAPDWRPEVHDSDGLEILTQTGERIWRPLNNPPHTMANTFTAPSVKGFGLMQRERSFEQYQDDGVFYEKRASAWVTPSGDWGDGTVTLVELSTDDEIHDNIVAFWQPAVPPGPGAEYRLDYRLSWLEDSPLADSTGQFVAVRIGAGGVPGQPRPQETVKIVCDFTSPSLEPGDKPHLNITASRGVVSNDAVYPVVGRPTWRAMFDLGFGGPEELVPRDDSPIDLRVYVAKSEDAVTETLLLQVFPTQLRALLASRP is encoded by the coding sequence ATGTATTCGCAAAAATTCTTCCGTCGCACCGTGCTGCAAACCGCTCTGGGCGGCGGCGCCTTCTTCCTGCTGCCCCGGATCGCGCGCGCGGCCGATAGCATCGCCAGTGATGCCGAGCCGGAGGCGTTCTCCTTCGAGAGCCTGACAGAGCGGGCGCGCGCAATAGCGCAGGCCGCCTATCAGCCGCCAGAGATCGAGGAGGCCGAAATCCTGGAACAGGTGGATTACGACCGCCACAACGAAATCCGCTTTCGCCAGGATCAGGCGCTCTGGGGCAATGAGCCGGCCTTGTCGCAGGTCCGGTTCTTTTTCCCCGGCCGTTATTTCAAGCAGCCGGTCCACATCCATGCGCTCAAGGACGGCATGGCGACCGAAATCCCGTTTTCGCTGGACCTCTTTGACATCCCCGCCGACAATCCGGCAAGTCGGTTGGCCCGGACCGACGGCTTTGCCGGCTTCAGTGTCATGGATGCGGAAACCGGGCTCGACTGGATGGCGTTCCTGGGTGCCTCCTACTGGCGAACCTCCGGCTATAGCGGCCAGTTCGGCCTCTCGGCCCGCGGCTTGGCGATTGACACCGCCATCCCCGACGGTCCCGAGGAGTTCCCACTTTTCACCCATTTCTGGCTGGAACCGGAAACCGATCACGGCATGACCACCTATGCGATGCTGGACAGCCCGCGCGCGACCGGCGCCTATCGCATCGTCTCCCGCCGCGGCGAGGGGGTCGAGCAGGACGTCACCGCTCGCATCTTCATGCGAGAAACGGTTGAGAGGTTGGGTATCGCACCGCTGACTTCGATGTACTGGTTCGGCAAGAACGCACCGCATATCGCGCCGGACTGGCGGCCCGAGGTGCACGACTCGGACGGCCTCGAGATACTGACCCAAACGGGCGAGCGCATCTGGCGGCCCCTGAATAACCCGCCCCATACCATGGCAAACACCTTCACCGCGCCTTCGGTCAAAGGCTTCGGCCTGATGCAGCGCGAAAGAAGTTTCGAGCAATATCAGGACGACGGCGTCTTCTATGAAAAACGCGCCAGCGCATGGGTCACGCCCAGTGGGGACTGGGGTGACGGCACGGTTACACTGGTCGAGCTCAGCACCGATGACGAGATCCACGACAATATCGTAGCCTTCTGGCAGCCTGCTGTCCCGCCTGGGCCCGGCGCGGAATACCGGCTGGACTACCGATTGTCCTGGCTTGAGGATAGCCCACTGGCTGACAGCACCGGGCAGTTCGTCGCAGTCCGCATCGGTGCCGGCGGCGTGCCCGGCCAGCCGCGCCCGCAGGAGACGGTGAAGATCGTGTGCGACTTCACGTCCCCTTCGCTTGAACCCGGCGACAAGCCGCATCTCAACATCACCGCCTCGCGCGGGGTGGTGTCCAACGACGCGGTCTATCCCGTCGTCGGCCGCCCAACCTGGCGCGCCATGTTCGATCTCGGTTTCGGCGGGCCCGAAGAGTTGGTGCCCCGCGACGACAGTCCCATCGATCTGCGTGTCTATGTCGCGAAATCTGAGGATGCTGTTACCGAGACCCTGTTGCTGCAAGTATTTCCCACGCAGTTGCGGGCCCTGCTGGCCAGCAGGCCGTGA
- a CDS encoding SLC13 family permease: protein MATELMIVLTLLAAAIAMFALNWPRMDVVAILALVALPLTGIITLEESLAGFSDPNIILIATLFVLGEALVRTGVAQHTGDLLVRHAGASEVRLIVLLMAAVAGIGAFMSSTGVVAIFIPIVLRIATNIGVAPGRLMMPLSAAALISGMMTLVATAPNLVLDSLLRREGHQGFGFFDFTPFGLPVLILGIGYMLVARRWLAAESTATDNQRPTLADWIASYGLAGREFRLHLTARSGLVGKRLDQLDLRGTAGINILGIERSTSYGRRLIQPRADTILQAEDALFLDVFGEDTDIEAFCNTYDLRRLPISGRYFTDQAQEIGMVELIVPPGSPLVGRSIAQSRFRSVHGLAVVGLRRDNQPIGDVDAQTVLRGGDVLLSVGPWSRIRQMRQSRDLVVLALPGEIDELLEAPFRAIPAVAILALVVMMMITGIVPNVLAALIGCLLMGLFGCVDMPSAYRSIHWQSLVLIIGMLPFSLALQKTGGVDLAAEALRAMIGDSAPRAALAVIFVTTAALGLFISNTATAVLMGPIALALASDLGVSPYPFAMTVALAASAAFLTPVSSPVNTLVIGPGGYRFWDFTRIGLPLVAIVLIVAITLVPVIFPFHPG, encoded by the coding sequence ATGGCAACGGAGCTGATGATTGTCCTGACGCTGCTGGCGGCGGCGATTGCAATGTTCGCGCTCAATTGGCCCCGGATGGACGTGGTCGCGATCCTGGCCCTGGTGGCACTGCCGCTCACAGGCATCATTACGCTTGAGGAGTCGCTGGCCGGTTTCAGCGACCCGAATATCATCCTGATAGCGACACTTTTCGTTCTGGGCGAAGCGCTGGTGCGCACCGGCGTCGCGCAACATACCGGCGATCTGTTGGTGCGCCATGCCGGTGCATCGGAAGTGCGTTTGATCGTGCTGCTGATGGCGGCCGTTGCCGGGATCGGCGCATTCATGAGCTCGACCGGAGTGGTCGCGATCTTTATCCCGATCGTGCTGCGGATCGCGACAAATATCGGGGTGGCGCCTGGGCGGCTGATGATGCCACTGAGTGCGGCTGCGTTGATCAGCGGGATGATGACGCTGGTTGCCACGGCCCCGAACCTCGTGCTCGATAGCCTGCTCAGGCGCGAGGGGCATCAGGGCTTCGGCTTTTTCGACTTCACTCCATTTGGGCTGCCGGTCTTGATATTGGGGATCGGCTATATGCTGGTCGCCCGACGCTGGCTCGCCGCCGAAAGCACCGCTACGGACAATCAGCGACCGACGCTTGCCGACTGGATCGCCAGCTATGGCCTGGCCGGGCGCGAGTTTCGTTTGCACCTGACGGCCCGGTCGGGACTCGTCGGCAAACGGCTGGACCAGCTCGATCTTCGTGGAACGGCGGGGATCAACATCCTCGGTATCGAGCGCTCGACCTCTTATGGCCGACGGCTGATCCAGCCGCGGGCCGATACCATATTGCAGGCCGAAGACGCACTGTTTCTGGACGTGTTCGGTGAGGATACGGATATAGAGGCGTTCTGCAACACCTATGACCTGCGCCGCCTGCCTATCTCGGGCCGCTACTTCACCGACCAGGCGCAAGAGATCGGTATGGTCGAACTGATCGTGCCGCCCGGTTCGCCGCTGGTCGGCAGGAGTATTGCGCAGTCGCGGTTCCGGTCGGTCCACGGCCTTGCCGTCGTTGGCCTTCGTCGGGACAATCAGCCGATCGGAGATGTCGATGCGCAGACCGTGCTGCGCGGGGGCGATGTGCTTCTGTCGGTCGGTCCCTGGAGCCGTATCCGGCAGATGCGTCAAAGCCGGGATCTGGTCGTGCTCGCCTTGCCCGGAGAGATCGATGAATTGCTGGAGGCCCCTTTCCGGGCCATTCCTGCCGTCGCCATCCTGGCCCTCGTCGTCATGATGATGATTACCGGCATCGTTCCCAATGTGCTGGCAGCGCTGATCGGCTGTCTGCTGATGGGGCTTTTCGGCTGTGTCGACATGCCCTCGGCCTATCGTTCGATCCATTGGCAAAGCCTCGTGCTGATCATAGGCATGTTGCCGTTCTCGCTGGCGCTTCAGAAGACAGGTGGCGTCGATCTGGCAGCCGAAGCGCTGCGAGCCATGATCGGGGATTCAGCGCCCCGTGCCGCGCTGGCAGTGATCTTCGTGACCACGGCGGCACTGGGCCTGTTCATCTCGAACACGGCGACGGCGGTTCTGATGGGGCCAATCGCTCTGGCACTCGCGTCCGACTTGGGGGTGTCGCCCTATCCTTTCGCGATGACCGTGGCGCTGGCGGCGTCGGCAGCCTTCCTGACCCCGGTGTCCTCGCCCGTCAACACTTTGGTCATAGGTCCCGGTGGCTACCGGTTCTGGGACTTCACGCGGATCGGCTTGCCGCTGGTTGCTATCGTGCTGATCGTCGCGATCACGCTGGTGCCAGTGATTTTCCCGTTCCATCCAGGATGA